CACCTCTCTACGAATGATAATAAAAGGCACTGTGAGAAGCCAATATCTCTGCTCTACTACAATATAATTTCAACAGCAAACCAAGTGAatcttttttatgaaataaataacaaaacGTATATCCAAAGGGAGAGCACAAAAGGAAAATGTAGGATCATGGTGCCAGACAACTCCAAGAACATTTCACCAACTATATTGCATTTTGTAAAGTTAATTGAGAATGAAATTGCTTGAAATATTCAATTCTTCATGTGCAGCATACAAGTAAGAATCACCTCTCTACCAATGATAATAATTGAAGGCACTGTCAGAAGCCATGGCACATATCCAAGCACAGAAACTTCTAGACGTTTGGTGCACAATAATATCAATGTTGCAGCAACCATAAGCTGCAAACAGTTGATATATTTTACATCAGTTAAGAACAAAATCAGCTTTGCAAATTATATACAGGAGGGGACAAGTTAAGGATTTATATTTGAAGCAACCTTTTCTCCATTAGGCAACCAGCCACATGGTGCCCAatgtaaaagaaattaaataagtaaacaaagaTGGCACTGGTTAGGGAACAGACCTTATCAGCAACAGGATCCAAAAATGCACCAAAAGCAGTGCCAAGTTTcatctgatatatataagaaatgaagTTTAAACATTCATCCCTTATAATAAACAAAAGGTATCCGTACATAATTTGTCAAATACACCTGCAAAATGGATGGCCAATGAAAAATAGCTGAACAAAGATCATACTTTTCTGGCAAGATAACCATCAAGCCAGTctgtggctgctgcagcaaggAAAATGCCTGTGGTTGCTGTGCTCGCCCACCAACCGTCGAGATAAAATGCTACAGAGTAAAACTAACATGTCAGCAACGAATGGCATTGCAACACAGTCCTAGACTGTCTTTACATGTTAAAGAGAATATGCTATCTCCCAGCTACTCAGCCATGAATTTGCGGAGAGATAAATCAGGTTCCACTTATTGCCGCAAAAGTTCACAATTTATGTTTACAAACTTGAACTTTGACGACTAAACTGCAGGCGTACATGTAAGCTAATAAGAATTGTCAAATGTTATCGGTTCATGAAGGACAGAATTATTTAGATAGATGCATAGATTAAGATGAAGACTTATATTTAGATGATGACTTTTCGAGGAGATAAATCAGAGTTCACTTCAGTTACAAATATTCATATTCGGCGTTTTCTCCTTCCAACATGAACCCTAATGGCTACATTGCACACGTCTGCCCCAATCAGAGTGTAACAAGGTTTTGGAACGACACGAGGTCTTGATAGGCACAAGTGGATACACAGATATATAGATcaatcgagagaaaggattataTTATTGTGCTGTCTTCTGACCAGAATTTCTCATCAGAAACTAAAAGTAAGCTCAAAGTTAGTACATTCATAATTTCATCAGGATTGCAATCTAAACAAGATAGATGCCATACGATGGCAACAGTTACTCACTTACCCCCATCATGCTTCTTCCCGGATGATGAACTTCAATCCCAGAATACGAAGAGGTAGGCATACAATTCATTATTCATAATAGAATCCAGAAATCCCAGCAAAACCAAacaaaccaaaacaattttaagaagaCCCCACAAGATCGTGACCAACACAGCAAGCAGACGAACAAAGAAAATAGAACGGTATAGCCGATTCAGAAATACCCAACTCCAGCAAAACCCCCTCCTAATCGAACAAGGCCTAAAAAAACGTCAAGATCTAGAATCCGCGGTTCATAAACCATTCAAATcctctttgaaaaaaaaaaaaaagaagaagagagaagggggagggagggaggagagagagagagagagactctgaCCGGCGACGAGGAGGGGAACTGCGGCGACTCGGCCTAGGGTCAGGAGGGTGGGGAGTGTAAGCAGCGTAGGCCTGGTCTCGTCCTTGTCCTTCGTCTTGTCTCCGGCGACCATGGCGGAAGGGAGGCCGGGGTTCGACGAGAAGTGTGGCCGTGCAGGGGTGCAATTTGAACGATGGGCAGCGAAGGACGTGGCAGGTGGCAGTGGGGCAGCGTCGATCGTGACAGAAGGGATGTGGGAGGCGGATCGACGACGGCCGCCGCTCATTCTGGTGGTGGAAGACGCCACGGCCAGGAGGAAACGGGCTGAACAGCTATTTAAAGGGGAGTTAGGCGGAGCAGGAGCAGGAGCAGCAGATGACAAGCGGAGGCTTCCGCTTCCCCCATTAGTTACTAGTGAGAGCGAGCTCGCGATGCCCTCCATCgtcattcctctctctctctctccgccgACTTTCTTTTTCGTCTACCCTTTTTTTGTCCAACGCTGGAGAACGGCCATGTAGCAGagattttttgtaaaaaatcttAACAAGAACGCCCAACCTTTGAGTCAATAGCAAATAAGCGAACACCTTTTACAATATAATAAAGAAGCCCTCATTTTTTCAACAAATTCACAAACAATTCTTtccaatacaaaaaataaaatataaatataagtgACTGTATTATATCTTAGATAATTAAATTCAGGGATAGAGTTCAACATTCTTTTATTAACACAGGAGTGGGTTGTGaattgttgaaagaaatgaGGGCCTCTTTGTTATATCGACAAAGGTCAGGGCTAGAACTATTTGTTATTGGCCCGGCGTCCCTTTGTAATTTTCCATATTTATTCAATTATTTAactgctttttgttttttggtccCAAACTGCGGCACGGCCTATTATACAGGAAAAATCctaccatttttttcattttttaatgctgttaaacccatttggaatttttttttttactaaaacaAATGTGGCAAAATTTTTTATGGATAACTTGTAGTCAAATTTTCTTGGAGATTTGATCCATTGCCTAACTCTCATATTGGTACCTAAGCTTTATCTGATAAAAGGGTCCCAggatgaatttaaaatccatataTTAAGGGTATGATTCAACTCAAACATGAGAGTTACAAATCTGTTatcaaaatgttttttcatgCCATTTTAGGTTGCATCATATTTATGCTGTTAAACCCATTTGGAATTCGAGCTCTTGCTTTCTTTGGGCTCCTTGGAATGTATGTGAAAACGAAGAAACCGTCCACTTTACTTGATCATTCTACTAAAAgcagacatgagataacaaatcacTTGTTTTGCTTAGATTTCCAATAACTgtctcaaattcaaatttgattatgTTTCCAAGTGGTTGAGTTTCAACCCTTGGCTGAgccaaggttttttttttttttcctttttgggagGATAAGAAAATTTTCCACAAGCctctatttatattttcaaagatCCTAACAAAGACTGCATTTTGAGACCCTCCATCTCATAAGGAGAGTTCTAAGCAAACATAAGACTCACAAGTGACATAAAAGATGGTGTGGAGGGTGAGCTTAACACCCACATCTTCATGGCTTTTCTGTACTTGGAAtgcttccttttcatttttctgttctttccttccttcttaattaaccaaccaaaTACAGGATTGACaatcttttcccttcttttccttttctttccttctaaaCAGGTCATTAGTGTGGGTGTTATGTATTTCATGCTAAGCAACTAATAAAGTTGTGTTTGACTACCGGGGACCTAAGGTCTGTGgtgatctcaaatcaccatGAATCTCATGTCCATGGTTTTGAGGTCTGCGCCCCTCCCTCTTCCCCTGATCGACCTGCAATATACGTTTTTTTACAATGTAGTGTTGATTTGAGATGTATGTTGGAGGTTTCAGATTCCTGAAATCCGATAAAACATAACTTAAAGGTACCCTATCGACAACGTGTCTCACCATTCAAACACGCTCCCGAAGGCATGTTGGATAGACGCAAATAAAGGCTCAGGTGATCCGACTGCAATAGTCCTGTCAACGTGTCTCAGTTTTTCTGTCACATCACTGTAGGCCGTACGGGGGCGAAAGAGATTTTGGGGGAAGCATCTTAATGCATGACAAAGTGTCACTCTCGGTCATCTGCTTGTTTGTTTTTACTCCAAGTACTTTTGAGATGGAGTGTCCCGATCATACACGGTGAGAGAAAAACTTTCTTCAGAACTAAATTATCTAAGCCACAGCGGGGCGAGGGCGAAGAGAAACCGTTGCCTGCATAATAATAGCTGCATGCAGAGGAAAGAATTTCTCCATCGTACAATTTTGGTAGGAGGGTTGCCATTTTACcaccaaacagaagaagattgaAGAGAGTTCATCGCCCAAGACATGCATGATGCATTGTTCGTTACAAGTCCAAGCAATTAGGAAGATATAACTGGTGAAAAAGGAGCATGGGGAACATGTATTTTGTGGTTCTACAAGTTCGAACTGTTTGGCATGTTAACAGAAGAATTTCCATGGATTTTCTCATCAAAGGAGTGTTTGAATGGCAGGAGGGGAGAGGTTCTCTACGCCACACAAAACCAAGAACAAGCACAATTCTTTTTATCCAAGAGTTTTTTTCACCAGTCGTACAACATTTTATGCCTAAAGCTGAAGGAAAAAAGTCGGAGGGAAGGCCCGACCTTCTTTCAGGTTTTGGGGTGTGAGAACAGGTCTGGTGAGAGTAGATATTAGCTCATCCTCGTAATAAGGTTGATGGGTCTTGCAAACACGCCCTAAAGGAAGGAAGAATAAAAAGGACGGTAAGCTTATCGACAACAGTATCTATGCACTGCTGCAACTTATAGGGTGATCAAACAATAGCATCAAGGGTTTATCAAGTATGGGAAGACACATGGTAACCTGTCCCTCCATACTATACAGGTTCCTTTTGTATCATAAAGATGGATGATTGTGCCTTTCCCATTCACATTTTGAAGATATCCAGAATTTGGTTTTCTATCTGAAAGATTCTCGAGTTTGAGACAGAGGAGGAAGGAAAAGTTACCTGTTTTCTTGAATGCCACAGGTGAAAGATGCTTCCACATTGTTGACGCTGTCAAAGTTGAAGATCGACGAGAGGAGCCTTCGggctatttttgtttttgtaggcAGTGGATTGTTAACATCTCATGTGCttatacatatgtatgaaaCATTTCTGAAGTGAGTTAACTTGTCTTAGAGGCCAAATATATTAACTTCAATCAAATGGAGACACagatcctttctttctttcttttttctgacaGTTCATTAACAAAACGAAGTCGATTCTCCACTACGAGTGTAGCACGCAAGATTGACAAACCGGAGCAAGTCCTTACTGAACCGGATCCAGTCAACGAAGTCCGTAACCAAGTCAAAATTCAGGGAGCCATTAAAAGCTCAGCGCGGCAAAAGTACCATCTGTCTTATGTAACAAAAGGACTGCGCCTGTCAGCAGCGCTGCAGCTCCCTGTCTCCCCCGTCTGCGtctgcttctgcttctgagGCCCATccagatgaaaagaaaatcacagCCATTCTTCGAAAGATCATTATTCAATTCATTTTGACCAACGAGGGTCTCTAGAAGTTTCATTCAAAATGTAACGGAAAATGCGAAcggaaaatgcaaaaaaaaatgacatctcTACACTTTCTGTTTCTAGAGTATAATAACACATGCTTCATTCGTTCCAATATACATACCTCAAGCAATGAAAGAGTTGTGCACCACACAGAAAGCAAGATCTTAGGATGAGAGCAAGAAGAAGGCCctccagaaaaaagaaaaagcaaacacaAAATGCGCGATGAGAGATTATGCCTTCTGCTCATGAGTTCTTGCAGAGGATGGACTCCACAACTCCCTGGGCAATCGGGTGATAAGAATCTCGGGCTTCCGAGAACACCCTCTTGGCCAGCATCTGCCCTTCATCCTTCGACTTGCCGGTGACCAGAGCAGTGTAAAGAGGGCGCAGATATTTCATCCTCCCCACCGAATTCAGCGTCTTCTCGACGGCGGCATGGTAGTCCCTCAGGCCGACAGACGCCGCCAGCGTCAGAAACGCCACCTTCACTTCCCAGTTCATGTGTTCCGCTAGCACGTAGCGAGCATCCAGTGCTTGGACCTGTACACATTTATGCAGCAGGGGTCAAACCACTTGATTCTCGTATCAAACCGGCAATGCCGTGAGAAGGGTAAGGAATTATCTATCCCCTCATTGCCCTGGCAGCCATGGCCGAAGCTTCTGTCTTACTTAGAGCAGCCCCCATCTGGACACCCTTTATAGCCTGGGGCAAGGATATCCCCATGCACGCAGATGGGATTGCTCTTTTGCCTAAAGACAAGTTGGCTATAACGCACAAGTGGTACTTGCTGATTCATTTAACACGAACAGCACCAACATTAACAGATGAGTCAATGAAGATCACGAATCTCTACTCCATTAATGCGCGCCTATCACCTTTACTGCTACTGAcccgacaaaaaaaaaaatcatgaaagaaACGCGCATAATGCGATCGACAGCCACCAGAAACAAAAGACGAAGATACGGAAAGAGAGAACAACAGCGCAGGaacaggaaaaaaacaaaagtctATGAAAACCTGAGATGGATCAGAATTCTTGGGCAGGTTCTCCAAATAGAGTTCCCACTCTTGGCCTCCCCAATCCGCAGTCTCTTCCTCCGTTGGCATCCTTCCGAGCTTAAATTCCTTGGCGAGCGACACGATCTTGGCGTAGAGAGCTGAAACTGGTTCCATGGCGTCGGCCGGAATTCCGGTGCCATCTACCCAGGCACCGAGGTCGATGTCCTTCTCAATGCCCGGAACACTCTCCTTCAAGAAATCTAAAAATGTCTGCGTATTGATCGACTGGAATTTGAATTTGGCAATGTACTTCTTGAGGAATTCGTCGAAATCAGGTCGACCAATCTGTTGATTCCAAACAAAAAGCCACCGCCATGCATCAGTCCCGAAGATTTGAGACTCAGAAAAATCAAGACACAGCTAACTGCATCGGACTAGAAATCGAAAAGATATCTGTGGGCAAGAGAAACTGGGGTGAGTGAAACCATTAACCTGGCGCTCGATCCGCCACAGAAACTGGAATCCTTTCTCGTATGGCACACGGGAGTAGATTTCGTCGGGGTCGATTCCTTCCTGGTTGGTCCTCAGCTTGGTGAACTCCATATTGTCCTTGAACctctccatttcttctttcaggcCGCTCCATCCGATACCAATGTTCAGAGCGGCGCGCTCCTCGCCCTGGACGACCTCCACAATCCTTCTCTCGGCGTAGGTCGTGAAGCCCTGCAACGGAGAACGGAGAATGAGAACAGGGGAAGAAGCTAGAAATGCGTGACCAAGGACAGCCTACCAGCGCAGGACGGAGTGTAGGCAGAGACCAGAGAATTCAAGTAGCTAATAAGAGGGCAAAAGCGACAATGTCTCTCGATCAAAAGGATGCGAAGAAAAAAGGGGCTGAACTCAAAGTGCGAAAACCTGAAAGAAATTATCCAGGctctagaaagagaaaaagaagaaaattccaAAGCCAAGAGCTAAAAAGGGAGACGAGAAGGAACCACCGTAACCTAGAAAGGACCACTAAAAAGACACCTGAAACCATCCAATCGAACTCCAAAGAGAAAAGAACCAAGGGGTCTTTGGCCTTTTTTCTCCAATGTTAAGAGCCAAGGAACATCCGTTCTAGAACCACCACCAGCTGAACCATCCAACCGAGATCAAAACGGAAAATAATTACAACTAAAAGCAGAGTAAGGGCAAAAATAACACAAAGAAATACGATTTCATCAGAGAAGAGAAAATACACAGATTGGAGGAAACAGAAAGCAGAGAAACTTGGCCAATTAAGGAGTTCAGTAAGTACAGGAACTGAAGAATCCCTGCGAAACTAAATACAAGAGAACAGATGGGGGAGAATTAGCAACAGGGAGAACAGCAGAAATGAAAAAGCACCAAAAATTGGTGATCAtcacagggagagagagagagatgattgcGAGGCAGAGAACAgcagaaatgaaaacaaaccaaaaagatgggaaaaaaaaaggaagcctCACAATAAATTCAACTTTCCTAACCatacaaaaagagaaaaaggaacgGTCTGCAAATCTTCCACTATCTAAAACACAATATTGAGAGAAATCTCTTGGAAGAGAAGAGGCGCGACGAACCTGAGATTGGACAACGACTCCACATGCCGTCAGATCCTAAAACCCCCAAAGCCCTCCAGCCAAGAAGCAAAAATTACCTCATTAAGCCAGAAATCGTTGTTGCTGGCATTGGTGATTAAATTCCCAGTCCAGCTATGAGCCAGCTCATGTGCTACCACCTGCGCGCCGCTCCCATCTCCGGCGATCACCGTCGGCGTCAAGAACACCATTCTCGGGTTCTCCATTCCCCCGTAAGGGAAGCTCGGGGGGAGCACTAACAGATCGAACCTCTCCCACTCATACTCCCCAAACAGCTTCTCCCCTTGCCTGATCATCGCCTCCGTTTCCGCGAACTCCGCAGCCGCCGCCTCGAGCACCGGCGACTCCTTCTCT
This window of the Nymphaea colorata isolate Beijing-Zhang1983 chromosome 2, ASM883128v2, whole genome shotgun sequence genome carries:
- the LOC116249018 gene encoding leucine aminopeptidase produces the protein MAPIDPHSFSDAAHAFVSHVSLALYFDFATTTIDGTALLSLSRPHTGSLSLDTRSLAIHSVADPATLDPLPFSLDSNPDPIKGQLLSVTLSDHHHSLLVRFSTHPSSSALQWLSPPQTSGKRLPYVYTQCQPIHARSIFPCNDTPTARIRFSALLNLPGHMSAVMSAAHVRRRPPAAGEGPDDERWCADGRVVEEFRMDQPIPPYLFAFAAGEIVSREVGPRTRVYAEKESPVLEAAAAEFAETEAMIRQGEKLFGEYEWERFDLLVLPPSFPYGGMENPRMVFLTPTVIAGDGSGAQVVAHELAHSWTGNLITNASNNDFWLNEGFTTYAERRIVEVVQGEERAALNIGIGWSGLKEEMERFKDNMEFTKLRTNQEGIDPDEIYSRVPYEKGFQFLWRIERQIGRPDFDEFLKKYIAKFKFQSINTQTFLDFLKESVPGIEKDIDLGAWVDGTGIPADAMEPVSALYAKIVSLAKEFKLGRMPTEEETADWGGQEWELYLENLPKNSDPSQVQALDARYVLAEHMNWEVKVAFLTLAASVGLRDYHAAVEKTLNSVGRMKYLRPLYTALVTGKSKDEGQMLAKRVFSEARDSYHPIAQGVVESILCKNS
- the LOC116248755 gene encoding CDP-diacylglycerol--glycerol-3-phosphate 3-phosphatidyltransferase 2-like — translated: MTMEGIASSLSLVTNGGSGSLRLSSAAPAPAPPNSPLNSCSARFLLAVASSTTRMSGGRRRSASHIPSVTIDAAPLPPATSFAAHRSNCTPARPHFSSNPGLPSAMVAGDKTKDKDETRPTLLTLPTLLTLGRVAAVPLLVAAFYLDGWWASTATTGIFLAAAATDWLDGYLARKMKLGTAFGAFLDPVADKLMVAATLILLCTKRLEVSVLGYVPWLLTVPSIIIIGREITMSAVREWAASQDTGVLEAVAVSNLGKWKTATQMIALTILLAGRDSSHAGSSLIAASGIALLYLSAGLALLSLVMYMKGIWSILLK